GGGATCACCGGGCAGGACGGGTCCTACCTCGCCGAGTTCCTGCTGGAGAAGGGCTACGAGGTGCACGGGATCATCCGTCGCGCCTCGACCTTCAACACGGGCCGGCTCGACCACATCTACATCGATCCCCACAAGCCCGAGGCGAGGATGTTCCTCCACTACGGGGACCTCGCCGACCCCAGCCAGCTGACCAACCTGATCTACAACGTCCGCCCCGACGAGATCTACCACCTCGGCGCGCAGAGCCACGTCCGGGTCTCCTTCGACATCCCGGAGTACACCGGCGACGTCACCGGGCTTTCGACCACCCGGATCCTGGAGGCGCTGCGTCGGGCGAACGGGAAGGCCCGCTACTACCAGGCCTCCTCCAGCGAGATGTTCGGCGCTTCGCCGCCGCCGCAGAGCGAGAGGACCCCGTTCCACCCGCGCTCCCCGTACGGGGTCGCCAAGGTATACTCCTACTGGATGGCGGTGAACTACCGGGAGGCCTACGGGATCTTCGCGAGCAACGGGATCCTCTTCAACCACGAGTCCCCGCGGAGAGGAGAGACCTTCGTCACGCGCAAGATCACCCGGGCGGTGGCCGCTATCAAGGCTGGGAAACAGAAGGCCCTCTACCTGGGGAACCTCGACGCCCGGAGGGACTGGGGGTACGCCCTCGAGTACGTGGAGGCGATGTGGCGGATCCTCCAGCACGACCGGCCAAAGGACTTCGTCGTGGGGACCGGGCAGTCCCATTCGGTAAAGGAGTTCCTCGAGGAGGCCTTCGCCTACGCCGGGCTCGACTGGAAACAGTACGTGAAGATCGACCCGAAGTATTTCCGCCCCACGGAGGTGGAAAACCTGGTCGCGGACGCCTCGAAGGCGAAGCGGCTCCTCGGCTGGGAGCCGAAGGTGACCTTCAAGGACCTGGTCCGGATCATGGTGGACGCCGACATGGAGGAGGCGGGGCTTTCCCCTCCCGGCGAGGGGCGGAAGATCCTCGCCCGCCACGGCTACCCCGTCCCGGCGAAGCTGTAGCCGGCAGTAAGAACTGGGACGTTCCTAAGAACTTTTCATGCTTCGGGGCATCCCGGAGGCGGTTTGAACGGATATGTTTTATATTGAGCTGTTCCGGGTGTTGCGGGAGGAGGGGGTCCGCTACCTCGTCACCGGCGGATTGGCCATGAACCTGCATGGCATCCCAAGGATGACGGCCGACGTCGACCTGTTTGTTGAACTGGGGGAAAACAACATCCGGAAATTTTTGGCCGCGATGAGGGCCCTGGGATTTTCCCCCGCGGTTCCCGTGCCGCCGGAGGCGCTCGCGGACCCTGCGGAGCGGTCCAGGTGGCGGCGAGAGAAGAACATGGTTGTTCTGACCTTCAAAAGCGCGAAGCGCCCGGCCCTCGCCATCGATGTCTTCATCGAGGAGCCGATGCCGTTCGATTCCGCCTACGACCGGCGGAAGCGGGTGTATGCGGAGAACGGGAAGCTGGAGATCCCGGTGGTCGGCGAGGCGGATCTGATCTCCATGAAGGAGCGGTCCGGACGGCAGCAGGACCTGTCGGACATCGATGCTCTCCGCAGGATCCAGAAGGGGGACGCATGACCGATCCCGAAGGTGGATACCGGTATTACGTGTCGGATGAGCGGATCCGCGAGTGGGAGAAGGTCCCCGTGGAGGAACGGCTCCGCTGGCTGGAGGAGGCGAACGAGTTTCTTTATTCCGTGCAGGATCCGCAGACGAGGGAAGTCTGGGAGGCGTTTCGGCGAGGAGAGCTGGGGGGAAGTTCTTAGGAACGTCCCTGTTCTGGGGGGGGGATGAGTTTCTGGAAGGGGAAAAAGATCCTGGTGACCGGCGGCTCCGGCTTCCTGGGCCGCTCCGTGATCGCGAAGCTGCTCGAGCGGGGGGTCCGCCCCCGCGATATCTTCGTCCCGCGCTTCACCGACTACGACCTGCGCTTCCAGGTGGCCTCCGCCCGGGCCGTCAAGGGGCAGGATCTGGTGATCCACCTGGCCGCGAACGCGGGGGGGATCGGCTGGAACCGGGCCCACCCGGGGGCGCTCTTCTACGACAACGCCGCGATGGGAATCCTCCTGATGGAGGAGGCGCGCCGGGCCGGCGTGGAGAAGTTCCTCCAGGTCGGCACCGTCTGCGCCTACCCGTTCCGGCCGCCCCGGATCCCCTTTCTGGAGGAGGACCTCTGGGAGGGGTATCCGGAGCCGACCAACGCCCCCTACGGGATCGCCAAGAAGGCGCTCCTGGTGATGAGCCAGGCCTACCGGCAGGAATACGGCTTCAACGCGGTCTACCTGCTCCCGGTGAACCTCTACGGTCCCGGCGACCACTTCTTCGAGCCGGAGAAGTCGCACGTCATCCCGGCGCTGATCAGGAAGTTCGTCGACGCCCGGGAGGAGAACGAGGCGGTGGTCACGATCTGGGGGAGCGGGTTCCACGAGGGGACGCCGGTCTCCCGGGAGTTCCTCTATGTGGACGACGCGGCCGAGGCGGTCGTGATGGCGGCCGAGCGGTACGACAAGCCGGATCCGGTGAACGTGGGGTCGGGGCAGGAGATCCCGATCAACGACCTGGTGGAGAGGATCCGGGAGATGACCGGCTACAAGGGCAAGATCGTCCGCGACACCTCGCGGCCGGACGGCCAGCCGCGCCGCTGCCTGGACACCTCCCGCGCCCGCGAGGAGTTCGGCTTCACGGCGGCCACCCCCTTCGAGGAGGGTCTCCGGAAGACGATCGCCTGGTACGAGGAGTCGCGGGAGGCGATACTTCCGCCGAAGGAGGGGAAGCCCGCGGGGGGAAGGAAGGGTGCCCGGAGAGGATGAGGAGGAGCACGGACGCCGGGAGAATGTGCAGGTGAAGTGGACGTGGTACCTGGTCAAGACGAAACCGCTCAATGAAATCCGGGTCCACTCGCGCCTGACGGGCGCCGGCTACGAATGCATCTTCCCCAGGATGCGCAGGAAGAACCGGAGAACGAAGGCGCTCGAGCTGGGTCCCCTGTTCCCCACCTACCTCTTCGTCCGGTTCGCGTTAGAGCAGCTGCGCACCATCCGGTACACCCACGGGGTGGCCCGCGTCGTCTCCTTCGGGCCGGAGCCGCAGGAGGTGGGGGAGGAGATCATCGAGGCGGTGCGTGCCCGGATGGACGAGGAGGGGATCGTCACCCTGGTCCGGCCTCCCGCCGACTGGAAGCCGGGGCAGCGGATCCGGATCGGGGAGGGGCCCTTCGAGGGGCTGGAGGCGATTTTCGTGGAGGAGCTTCCCGACCGGGACCGGGTGGTCCTCCTGCTGGACGCGGTGTCGAGCTACAAGGTGACGATTCCGAAGGAGCAGNNNNNNNNNNNNNNNNNNNNNNNNNNNNNNNNNNNNNNNNNNNNNNNNNNNNNNNNNNNNNNNNNNNNNNNNNNNNNNNNNNNNNNNNNNNAGACCTGTCTAAAGAATGGTCCATAGAGGGGTTCACACCATGAAGGCAACCGGGATGAGA
The Deltaproteobacteria bacterium GWC2_65_14 DNA segment above includes these coding regions:
- a CDS encoding GDP-mannose 4,6-dehydratase, giving the protein GITGQDGSYLAEFLLEKGYEVHGIIRRASTFNTGRLDHIYIDPHKPEARMFLHYGDLADPSQLTNLIYNVRPDEIYHLGAQSHVRVSFDIPEYTGDVTGLSTTRILEALRRANGKARYYQASSSEMFGASPPPQSERTPFHPRSPYGVAKVYSYWMAVNYREAYGIFASNGILFNHESPRRGETFVTRKITRAVAAIKAGKQKALYLGNLDARRDWGYALEYVEAMWRILQHDRPKDFVVGTGQSHSVKEFLEEAFAYAGLDWKQYVKIDPKYFRPTEVENLVADASKAKRLLGWEPKVTFKDLVRIMVDADMEEAGLSPPGEGRKILARHGYPVPAKL
- a CDS encoding GDP-fucose synthetase; translation: MSFWKGKKILVTGGSGFLGRSVIAKLLERGVRPRDIFVPRFTDYDLRFQVASARAVKGQDLVIHLAANAGGIGWNRAHPGALFYDNAAMGILLMEEARRAGVEKFLQVGTVCAYPFRPPRIPFLEEDLWEGYPEPTNAPYGIAKKALLVMSQAYRQEYGFNAVYLLPVNLYGPGDHFFEPEKSHVIPALIRKFVDAREENEAVVTIWGSGFHEGTPVSREFLYVDDAAEAVVMAAERYDKPDPVNVGSGQEIPINDLVERIREMTGYKGKIVRDTSRPDGQPRRCLDTSRAREEFGFTAATPFEEGLRKTIAWYEESREAILPPKEGKPAGGRKGARRG